TGCGTGGAGAAACCGGAACATGTGAAACCGATCGGGGAGTTTAAGCTAGAACGTTATCTTGGCACCTGGTATGAGATCGCACGGCTTGACCATTCATTTGAGCGTGGACTTGAGAAGATCACGGCAACCTACACCATGCGTGAGGATGGAGGTGTCAAGGTCATCAATCGGGGATTTGATACTCAAAATAGAAGATGGAAAGAGGCTGAAGGCAAAGCATACTTTGTAGAAAATCCGGACACCGGATTTTTAAAGGTTTCATTTTTTGGACCATTTTACGGTGCTTATATCGTAATGGATACGGACTATGAGAGCTATACGATGATCAGCGGACCTGACCACTCCTACTTATGGATACTTTCTCGTACTCCATACCTTGATACGGAGATTCAATCTCATTTGATCGCTAAAGCGAAGGAAGCAGGCTTTAACACCGATAAACTGATCTTTGTTTCACATCAATGAACAGGATAGAACTACCAACTACCTGCTTTTGCCGATAGAATAAAGCAAAAAAAGGGAGTTGTATGTTCAATACCTATACTACAGTAGAAAACACTAACCATGCTCAGCCAAGAGTTACGGCAATCCTTGCATGCAAAGAGAACCTGATGGCAGCTACATAGCACATGCGCATCGCAAGATCACCTTTCCGCTATGCTGTCACTGTACGTGGTGAGAACCATACACATAGTATGCTTGAAGAACACAGTTCATTTACTCTCAATTTTCTACCATTTTCATGGATGGAAACTGTTGATATGACTGGCCGACTTGACGGGAATACAGATGACAAACTTTCTCAAAGTGATTTGGAAATAGAAGGCAAAGACAAATACGGTAACATACTGCTCAGTACTTCAGACTTCATCTATGAGTGCAAAGTATGTGATACCTACCGCAATGGTGACCATACGCTCTTCATCACAGATGTGAGTAATATCTGTGTCAATAAAGTGTAGAGCAGCTCCCCTCTTCTTTTTCTTAGCAAAGACACTTATACGACGATCAAAACACCTACACAGTTAGATAAGAGTATCTAAAAGCACATTGCATCACACTATGATGCAGGGCCATATCTATCAACTGACATTATCTGACTACAAAACGACCACTTTATTACATAAAATAATCATTGACAAGCAATAGTAAGATAGGAAATGAAATGAACAAAGTACGATTAAAAACTTTTTTTGAGACCATAGATACAGAAGCAGGTATTGATGATTTCAAGAGTATCTATGCTAAAGAGGTACATTTCATTGACCCGCTATGTGAACTCAATGATGTAGGGGCAGTCTATCGTTTCTTTCAACAGATCTATCAAAAAGTCGATACTCCAAATATTCTCATTAGTGAATCCCTCAGTGAAGGAGAAATCACTTATGTAAAATGGAGTTTAACTTCAATTTTCAAGATACACAAGAGGAACACAGCTTTGATGGATAAGCCATATAGTTTTTGATAGCCAAGGGAAGATCATAGAAAAAACAAATTATTGGGACACAGCAGAGCATATCTATGAAACGATTCCTCTACTTGGCAATATGATTCGATGGGCTAAAAAGAGGATAAGACCATAGAAGCATAGAGTTGCCTCCAAAAGAGAGTTATGCTAGACTATCTCATGTACACTGTATAGGTGCAGCAATGAATGGTAAAAGGCAGATAAATGTTTAAAAGAATTTTACTACTACTGTTTCTGATGACTTTACTGGCAGTAGGAAAGGATGCGATAATGCAGTCAATCTATGATTTTAAGGTAAAAAGCATTGATGGGCAAGAGACAACTCTAGCTCCCTACAAAGGCAATGTATTGTTGATCGTGAATGTTGCAAGTAAGTGCGGTTATACACCACAGTATGAGGGACTTGAATCACTTTATAAAAAATACAAAGAGAAAGGTTTGGTCGTACTCGGTTTTCCCTGCAACCAGTTTGCCAACCAGGAACCCGGTACAGAAAAGGAGATACAGAACTTCTGTCGTATCAACTACGGCGTAACTTTCCCTATGTTTTCCAAAATAGAAGTAAACGGAGACAATGCACACCCTCTTTATGTCTATCTCAAATCCAAACAAACAGGTATTTTGGGCACGGAAGCGATCAAGTGGAACTTTACCAAATTCCTTGTAGACAAAGAGGGAAAAGTAGTCGCACGTTTTGGTTCATCAACCAAGCCGGAAGAACTTGAAGAAGAGATCGAGACACTCCTAAAGTAAAAAACTACTAGAGTGTGCACATAATAGTGTGCTCACTTATCATAAATAAGCCTCCCTTATCTCAATAATAACCTTTTAAGTAAATATTAACAATTTGATGCTAATATTTTAATTGACCGACGGTCAGTCAAAAGGAGTTTTATGGCAATTATCGTCAATAAAGAAGAAAAACGAAAGAACATTGCACTTTCATGCAGATCACTGCTGTTAGAGCATGGTATTAATGATCTGACTATTGCACAGATAGCCAAAGCAGCAGGAATCGGTAAAGGTACAGTATATGAGTATTTTCAAAACAAAGAGGATATTGTCTTTGAGATTATCACACTGTTTATTGCCGAACATGAAGAAGAATTTTATAAAAAAGTCACACAAGCTGAATCGACTAAAGAGAAGATCTACCATTTTTTAAACCTACTCTATGTAAATGAAGAGACAAAAAAACATCTGTCTCTTTATCGAGAGTTCATTGCGTTCTCTTTAATAGACGGTACAGAAGAAATGGAACAGTTTAGCCAAGCATGTCAAAACAAATTTTCGGCAATTTTGGAAACGATCTTCGATGAAGCCATACAAAATCATGAAATAGTTCCTGCAGCACGTGACTTGATCCCTGCCCTTCACCTCTTTTCAAAAGGTCTGGTGATCGATACACACATACTGCATACGGATGCTAAAAGTGAGATATCCCGTTTTATAGAAACACTTTTTACATTGATTGAAATTAAGGAGAAAAAATGAGAATCATATGGATGGTGCTACTGCCTATCTGGCTTACAGCTCAAGATTATGGACTGAAAAGCTTGATTACACATGCACATCAGAACAATCCGATGATCAAAGCTACAGAGTTAAATACACAAGCTAAATCCAAAGAGCTAGAAGCTGCAAAAAGTGCTTTTTGGCCAGCGCTTGATATCGGAGGAAGCTATAGCAGAGTTAATCCGACTACACTTGTAAACCCGGGTGAAGTAACAAGCGGATATGCAACAGTGAGTATGGAATTATATGACGGTGGCAGGAAAAGCGCCTTTACACGTGCTAAGAGATTTGAATACAGCGCTTCACTCTTCGAACAAGAGGCATTTGCCAAAAACCTTTCATTAAAGGTTATAGATCACTACTATACCGTCCGTAAACTTCAAGCGATGCTCTCTGCACTTTATGGACAATCCAAAGAACTTAAAGCGCAACTTGACCGTATAAGAAAGTTCCATGCTGCAGGACTTGCGACCCAAGAGGATATTGACAAACTTGTAGCAGTCTATGAAAATAACCGGTATACGATAGAAAATACAAAGTTGGCACTTGAAACAAGAATGGAAAACCTACGCCTTGAGAGTGGACTACCCGTAGACACCCTTAAAAAAAGTATGTTCAAAGAACCTCACAATGTCACATTTGAGCCTTATGAGAACAGTAAGATACTTAAAGCCACAGCCAATGCATTGAATGAAAATGCAAATGCAATCAATGCCGGATACCTGCCGCAGATCACTATACAGGATACTTACAGTAGATCCGACTATGACAATCTGGCTTCATCACCGGGTCTAGACCCTAGTTCTATTTTACTTGATCATCAAAACCAGGCAAGTGTTTCTGTGAGTATGCGCCTTTTTGATAACGGTAAAATGAAAAAAGAGAAAGAAGCTCTGCAGTATCAGAAACTGGCTCTTGAATCA
This is a stretch of genomic DNA from Sulfurovum zhangzhouensis. It encodes these proteins:
- a CDS encoding lipocalin family protein, whose translation is MKYLWLSLLLIFTACVEKPEHVKPIGEFKLERYLGTWYEIARLDHSFERGLEKITATYTMREDGGVKVINRGFDTQNRRWKEAEGKAYFVENPDTGFLKVSFFGPFYGAYIVMDTDYESYTMISGPDHSYLWILSRTPYLDTEIQSHLIAKAKEAGFNTDKLIFVSHQ
- a CDS encoding flavin reductase is translated as MRIARSPFRYAVTVRGENHTHSMLEEHSSFTLNFLPFSWMETVDMTGRLDGNTDDKLSQSDLEIEGKDKYGNILLSTSDFIYECKVCDTYRNGDHTLFITDVSNICVNKV
- a CDS encoding nuclear transport factor 2 family protein is translated as MNKVRLKTFFETIDTEAGIDDFKSIYAKEVHFIDPLCELNDVGAVYRFFQQIYQKVDTPNILISESLSEGEITYVKWSLTSIFKIHKRNTALMDKPYSF
- a CDS encoding glutathione peroxidase, whose product is MQSIYDFKVKSIDGQETTLAPYKGNVLLIVNVASKCGYTPQYEGLESLYKKYKEKGLVVLGFPCNQFANQEPGTEKEIQNFCRINYGVTFPMFSKIEVNGDNAHPLYVYLKSKQTGILGTEAIKWNFTKFLVDKEGKVVARFGSSTKPEELEEEIETLLK
- a CDS encoding TetR/AcrR family transcriptional regulator: MAIIVNKEEKRKNIALSCRSLLLEHGINDLTIAQIAKAAGIGKGTVYEYFQNKEDIVFEIITLFIAEHEEEFYKKVTQAESTKEKIYHFLNLLYVNEETKKHLSLYREFIAFSLIDGTEEMEQFSQACQNKFSAILETIFDEAIQNHEIVPAARDLIPALHLFSKGLVIDTHILHTDAKSEISRFIETLFTLIEIKEKK
- a CDS encoding TolC family protein encodes the protein MRIIWMVLLPIWLTAQDYGLKSLITHAHQNNPMIKATELNTQAKSKELEAAKSAFWPALDIGGSYSRVNPTTLVNPGEVTSGYATVSMELYDGGRKSAFTRAKRFEYSASLFEQEAFAKNLSLKVIDHYYTVRKLQAMLSALYGQSKELKAQLDRIRKFHAAGLATQEDIDKLVAVYENNRYTIENTKLALETRMENLRLESGLPVDTLKKSMFKEPHNVTFEPYENSKILKATANALNENANAINAGYLPQITIQDTYSRSDYDNLASSPGLDPSSILLDHQNQASVSVSMRLFDNGKMKKEKEALQYQKLALESEREYRINEQKMQFRLSQKNLQTIQAKLKSARSELTSAQSTYRAIVKKFENGLVDNIAYLDALNNQTLAKARFDETRFDYEIAKSIHYYYAGKDPKEFIQ